Proteins encoded in a region of the Balaenoptera ricei isolate mBalRic1 chromosome 19, mBalRic1.hap2, whole genome shotgun sequence genome:
- the APLP1 gene encoding amyloid beta precursor like protein 1 isoform X1 gives MGPASPAARGLGPLPLLLPLLLLLLRAQLAVGSLAGGSPSAAEAPGSAQVAGLCGRPTLHRDLRTGRWEPDPQLSRRCLRDPQRVLEYCRQMYPELQIARVEQATQAIPMEQWCGDARGGRCAHPHHQVVPFRCLEGEFVSEALLVPEGCRFLHQERMDQCESSTRRRQEAQEACSSQGLILHGSGMLLPCGADRFRGVEYVCCPPPVTPNPSGTAVGDPSTRSWPPGGRVEGGEDEEEEESFLQPVDDYFVEPPRAEEEEEEERVPPSSSHPPAGVSKVTPTPRPTDGVDVYFGMPGEISEHEGFLRAKMDLEERRMRQINEVMREWAMADNQSKNLPKADRQALNEHFQSILQTLEEQVSGERQRLVETHATRVIALINDQRRAALEGFLAALQGDPPQPERVLLALRRYLRAEQKEQRHTLRHYQHVAAVDPEKAQQMRFQVQTHLQVIEERMNQSLGLLDQNPRLAQELRPQIQELLHSEHLGPSELEAPAPGGSNEDKGGLQPLDSKDADTPMAPPKGSTEQDAASSGKEKMSPLEQYERKVNVSVPRGFPFHSSEIQRDELAPAGTGMSREAVSGLLIMGAGGGSLVILSMLLLRRKKPYGAISHGVVEVDPMLTLEEQQLRELQRHGYENPTYRFLEERP, from the exons ATGGGACCCGCCAGCCCCGCCGCTCGCGGTCTGGGCCCGCTGCCGCTGTTGCTGCCACTATTGCTGCTGCTTCTGCGCGCGCAGCTCGCCGTCGGGAGCCTGGCCGGTGGGAGTCCCAGCGCTGCCGAG gccccagggTCTGCTCAGGTGGCTGGACTATGCGGGCGCCCAACCCTTCACCGGGACCTGCGTACCGGCCGCTGGGAACCAGACCCACAGCTCTCACGACGCTGTCTCCGGGACCCGCAACGCGTGCTGGAGTACTGCAGACAG ATGTACCCGGAGCTGCAGATTGCACGTGTGGAACAGGCAACGCAGGCCATCCCCATGGAGCAATGGTGCGGGGATGCCCGGGGTGGCCGCTgtgcccacccccaccaccagGTTGTGCCTTTCCGCTGCCTGG AGGGTGAATTTGTGAGCGAGGCCCTGCTGGTGCCTGAAGGCTGCCGGTTCTTGCACCAGGAGCGCATGGACCAGTGCGAGAGTTCAACCCGGAGGCGTCAGGAGGCACAGGAG GCCTGCAGCTCCCAGGGCCTCATCCTGCATGGCTCGGGCATGCTTTTGCCCTGTGGCGCGGATCGGTTCCGAGGTGTGGAGTATGTGTGCTGCCCCCCTCCAGTGACCCCCAACCCGTCTGGGACAGCAGTTGG TGATCCTTCCACTCGGTCGTGGCCTCCCGGGGGCAGAGTTGAGGGGGGtgaggatgaggaagaggaggaatccTTCCTACAGCCAGTAGATGATTACTTTGTGGAGCCCCCACgggctgaagaggaagaagaggaggaaagagtcCCACCCTCAAGCTCCCATCCCCCTGCAGGGGTCAGCAAAG TGACTCCCACCCCGAGGCCCACAGATGGTGTGGACGTGTACTTTGGCATGCCTGGAGAAATCAGCGAGCATGAGGGGTTCCTGCGGGCCAAGATGGATCTGGAGGAGCGCAGGATGCGTCAGATTAACGAG GTGATGCGTGAATGGGCCATGGCGGACAACCAGTCCAAGAACCTGCCTAAAGCCGACAGACAGGCCCTGAATGAG CACTTCCAGTCCATTCTGCAGACCCTGGAGGAGCAGGTGTCTGGTGAGCGGCAGCGCCTGGTGGAGACGCATGCCACCCGAGTCATCGCCCTTATCAACGACCAGCGCCGGGCTGCCTTGGAAGGTTTCCTGGCGGCACTGCAGGGGGATCCGCCTCAG CCAGAGCGAGTCCTGCTGGCCCTGCGGCGCTACCTGCGAGCAGAGCAGAAGGAGCAAAGGCACACGCTGAGGCACTACCAGCACGTGGCTGCTGTGGACCCCGAGAAGGCCCAGCAGATGCGCTTCCAG GTGCAGACTCACCTTCAAGTAATCGAGGAAAGGATGAATCAGAGCCTGGGGCTGCTTGACCAGAACCCACGCCTGGCTCAGGAGCTGCGGCCCCAGATCC AGGAACTCCTCCACTCTGAACACCTGGGCCCCAGTGAATTGGAAGCCCCTGCCCCGGGGGGCAGCAATGAGGACAAGGGTGGGCTGCAGCCCCTGGATTCCAAGGATG CAGACACCCCCATGGCCCCTCCAAAAG GGTCCACAGAACAAGATGCTGCATCCTCTGGGAAAGAGAAGATGTCCCCCCTGGAGCAGTATGAACGAAAG GTGAATGTGTCTGTTCCAAGGGGTTTTCCTTTCCACTCATCGGAGATTCAGAGAGATGAGCTG GCACCAGCTGGAACAGGCATGTCCCGAGAGGCTGTGTCTGGTCTGCTGATCATGGGAGCGGGTGGCGGCTCCCTGGTCATCCTCTCCATGCTGCTCTTGCGCAGGAAGAAACCCTACGGGGCTATCAGCCATGGAGTGGTGGAG GTGGACCCCATGCTGACCCTGGAAGAGCAGCAGCTGCGTGAGCTGCAGCGTCACGGCTATGAGAACCCCACCTACCGCTTCCTGGAGGAACGACCCTGA
- the APLP1 gene encoding amyloid beta precursor like protein 1 isoform X3, with protein sequence MGPASPAARGLGPLPLLLPLLLLLLRAQLAVGSLAGGSPSAAEAPGSAQVAGLCGRPTLHRDLRTGRWEPDPQLSRRCLRDPQRVLEYCRQMYPELQIARVEQATQAIPMEQWCGDARGGRCAHPHHQVVPFRCLEGEFVSEALLVPEGCRFLHQERMDQCESSTRRRQEAQEACSSQGLILHGSGMLLPCGADRFRGVEYVCCPPPVTPNPSGTAVGDPSTRSWPPGGRVEGGEDEEEEESFLQPVDDYFVEPPRAEEEEEEERVPPSSSHPPAGVSKVTPTPRPTDGVDVYFGMPGEISEHEGFLRAKMDLEERRMRQINEVMREWAMADNQSKNLPKADRQALNEHFQSILQTLEEQVSGERQRLVETHATRVIALINDQRRAALEGFLAALQGDPPQPERVLLALRRYLRAEQKEQRHTLRHYQHVAAVDPEKAQQMRFQVQTHLQVIEERMNQSLGLLDQNPRLAQELRPQIQELLHSEHLGPSELEAPAPGGSNEDKGGLQPLDSKDGSTEQDAASSGKEKMSPLEQYERKVNVSVPRGFPFHSSEIQRDELAPAGTGMSREAVSGLLIMGAGGGSLVILSMLLLRRKKPYGAISHGVVEVDPMLTLEEQQLRELQRHGYENPTYRFLEERP encoded by the exons ATGGGACCCGCCAGCCCCGCCGCTCGCGGTCTGGGCCCGCTGCCGCTGTTGCTGCCACTATTGCTGCTGCTTCTGCGCGCGCAGCTCGCCGTCGGGAGCCTGGCCGGTGGGAGTCCCAGCGCTGCCGAG gccccagggTCTGCTCAGGTGGCTGGACTATGCGGGCGCCCAACCCTTCACCGGGACCTGCGTACCGGCCGCTGGGAACCAGACCCACAGCTCTCACGACGCTGTCTCCGGGACCCGCAACGCGTGCTGGAGTACTGCAGACAG ATGTACCCGGAGCTGCAGATTGCACGTGTGGAACAGGCAACGCAGGCCATCCCCATGGAGCAATGGTGCGGGGATGCCCGGGGTGGCCGCTgtgcccacccccaccaccagGTTGTGCCTTTCCGCTGCCTGG AGGGTGAATTTGTGAGCGAGGCCCTGCTGGTGCCTGAAGGCTGCCGGTTCTTGCACCAGGAGCGCATGGACCAGTGCGAGAGTTCAACCCGGAGGCGTCAGGAGGCACAGGAG GCCTGCAGCTCCCAGGGCCTCATCCTGCATGGCTCGGGCATGCTTTTGCCCTGTGGCGCGGATCGGTTCCGAGGTGTGGAGTATGTGTGCTGCCCCCCTCCAGTGACCCCCAACCCGTCTGGGACAGCAGTTGG TGATCCTTCCACTCGGTCGTGGCCTCCCGGGGGCAGAGTTGAGGGGGGtgaggatgaggaagaggaggaatccTTCCTACAGCCAGTAGATGATTACTTTGTGGAGCCCCCACgggctgaagaggaagaagaggaggaaagagtcCCACCCTCAAGCTCCCATCCCCCTGCAGGGGTCAGCAAAG TGACTCCCACCCCGAGGCCCACAGATGGTGTGGACGTGTACTTTGGCATGCCTGGAGAAATCAGCGAGCATGAGGGGTTCCTGCGGGCCAAGATGGATCTGGAGGAGCGCAGGATGCGTCAGATTAACGAG GTGATGCGTGAATGGGCCATGGCGGACAACCAGTCCAAGAACCTGCCTAAAGCCGACAGACAGGCCCTGAATGAG CACTTCCAGTCCATTCTGCAGACCCTGGAGGAGCAGGTGTCTGGTGAGCGGCAGCGCCTGGTGGAGACGCATGCCACCCGAGTCATCGCCCTTATCAACGACCAGCGCCGGGCTGCCTTGGAAGGTTTCCTGGCGGCACTGCAGGGGGATCCGCCTCAG CCAGAGCGAGTCCTGCTGGCCCTGCGGCGCTACCTGCGAGCAGAGCAGAAGGAGCAAAGGCACACGCTGAGGCACTACCAGCACGTGGCTGCTGTGGACCCCGAGAAGGCCCAGCAGATGCGCTTCCAG GTGCAGACTCACCTTCAAGTAATCGAGGAAAGGATGAATCAGAGCCTGGGGCTGCTTGACCAGAACCCACGCCTGGCTCAGGAGCTGCGGCCCCAGATCC AGGAACTCCTCCACTCTGAACACCTGGGCCCCAGTGAATTGGAAGCCCCTGCCCCGGGGGGCAGCAATGAGGACAAGGGTGGGCTGCAGCCCCTGGATTCCAAGGATG GGTCCACAGAACAAGATGCTGCATCCTCTGGGAAAGAGAAGATGTCCCCCCTGGAGCAGTATGAACGAAAG GTGAATGTGTCTGTTCCAAGGGGTTTTCCTTTCCACTCATCGGAGATTCAGAGAGATGAGCTG GCACCAGCTGGAACAGGCATGTCCCGAGAGGCTGTGTCTGGTCTGCTGATCATGGGAGCGGGTGGCGGCTCCCTGGTCATCCTCTCCATGCTGCTCTTGCGCAGGAAGAAACCCTACGGGGCTATCAGCCATGGAGTGGTGGAG GTGGACCCCATGCTGACCCTGGAAGAGCAGCAGCTGCGTGAGCTGCAGCGTCACGGCTATGAGAACCCCACCTACCGCTTCCTGGAGGAACGACCCTGA
- the APLP1 gene encoding amyloid beta precursor like protein 1 isoform X2 translates to MGPASPAARGLGPLPLLLPLLLLLLRAQLAVGSLAGGSPSAAEAPGSAQVAGLCGRPTLHRDLRTGRWEPDPQLSRRCLRDPQRVLEYCRQMYPELQIARVEQATQAIPMEQWCGDARGGRCAHPHHQVVPFRCLEGEFVSEALLVPEGCRFLHQERMDQCESSTRRRQEAQEACSSQGLILHGSGMLLPCGADRFRGVEYVCCPPPVTPNPSGTAVGDPSTRSWPPGGRVEGGEDEEEEESFLQPVDDYFVEPPRAEEEEEEERVPPSSSHPPAGVSKVTPTPRPTDGVDVYFGMPGEISEHEGFLRAKMDLEERRMRQINEVMREWAMADNQSKNLPKADRQALNEHFQSILQTLEEQVSGERQRLVETHATRVIALINDQRRAALEGFLAALQGDPPQPERVLLALRRYLRAEQKEQRHTLRHYQHVAAVDPEKAQQMRFQVQTHLQVIEERMNQSLGLLDQNPRLAQELRPQIQELLHSEHLGPSELEAPAPGGSNEDKGGLQPLDSKDDTPMAPPKGSTEQDAASSGKEKMSPLEQYERKVNVSVPRGFPFHSSEIQRDELAPAGTGMSREAVSGLLIMGAGGGSLVILSMLLLRRKKPYGAISHGVVEVDPMLTLEEQQLRELQRHGYENPTYRFLEERP, encoded by the exons ATGGGACCCGCCAGCCCCGCCGCTCGCGGTCTGGGCCCGCTGCCGCTGTTGCTGCCACTATTGCTGCTGCTTCTGCGCGCGCAGCTCGCCGTCGGGAGCCTGGCCGGTGGGAGTCCCAGCGCTGCCGAG gccccagggTCTGCTCAGGTGGCTGGACTATGCGGGCGCCCAACCCTTCACCGGGACCTGCGTACCGGCCGCTGGGAACCAGACCCACAGCTCTCACGACGCTGTCTCCGGGACCCGCAACGCGTGCTGGAGTACTGCAGACAG ATGTACCCGGAGCTGCAGATTGCACGTGTGGAACAGGCAACGCAGGCCATCCCCATGGAGCAATGGTGCGGGGATGCCCGGGGTGGCCGCTgtgcccacccccaccaccagGTTGTGCCTTTCCGCTGCCTGG AGGGTGAATTTGTGAGCGAGGCCCTGCTGGTGCCTGAAGGCTGCCGGTTCTTGCACCAGGAGCGCATGGACCAGTGCGAGAGTTCAACCCGGAGGCGTCAGGAGGCACAGGAG GCCTGCAGCTCCCAGGGCCTCATCCTGCATGGCTCGGGCATGCTTTTGCCCTGTGGCGCGGATCGGTTCCGAGGTGTGGAGTATGTGTGCTGCCCCCCTCCAGTGACCCCCAACCCGTCTGGGACAGCAGTTGG TGATCCTTCCACTCGGTCGTGGCCTCCCGGGGGCAGAGTTGAGGGGGGtgaggatgaggaagaggaggaatccTTCCTACAGCCAGTAGATGATTACTTTGTGGAGCCCCCACgggctgaagaggaagaagaggaggaaagagtcCCACCCTCAAGCTCCCATCCCCCTGCAGGGGTCAGCAAAG TGACTCCCACCCCGAGGCCCACAGATGGTGTGGACGTGTACTTTGGCATGCCTGGAGAAATCAGCGAGCATGAGGGGTTCCTGCGGGCCAAGATGGATCTGGAGGAGCGCAGGATGCGTCAGATTAACGAG GTGATGCGTGAATGGGCCATGGCGGACAACCAGTCCAAGAACCTGCCTAAAGCCGACAGACAGGCCCTGAATGAG CACTTCCAGTCCATTCTGCAGACCCTGGAGGAGCAGGTGTCTGGTGAGCGGCAGCGCCTGGTGGAGACGCATGCCACCCGAGTCATCGCCCTTATCAACGACCAGCGCCGGGCTGCCTTGGAAGGTTTCCTGGCGGCACTGCAGGGGGATCCGCCTCAG CCAGAGCGAGTCCTGCTGGCCCTGCGGCGCTACCTGCGAGCAGAGCAGAAGGAGCAAAGGCACACGCTGAGGCACTACCAGCACGTGGCTGCTGTGGACCCCGAGAAGGCCCAGCAGATGCGCTTCCAG GTGCAGACTCACCTTCAAGTAATCGAGGAAAGGATGAATCAGAGCCTGGGGCTGCTTGACCAGAACCCACGCCTGGCTCAGGAGCTGCGGCCCCAGATCC AGGAACTCCTCCACTCTGAACACCTGGGCCCCAGTGAATTGGAAGCCCCTGCCCCGGGGGGCAGCAATGAGGACAAGGGTGGGCTGCAGCCCCTGGATTCCAAGGATG ACACCCCCATGGCCCCTCCAAAAG GGTCCACAGAACAAGATGCTGCATCCTCTGGGAAAGAGAAGATGTCCCCCCTGGAGCAGTATGAACGAAAG GTGAATGTGTCTGTTCCAAGGGGTTTTCCTTTCCACTCATCGGAGATTCAGAGAGATGAGCTG GCACCAGCTGGAACAGGCATGTCCCGAGAGGCTGTGTCTGGTCTGCTGATCATGGGAGCGGGTGGCGGCTCCCTGGTCATCCTCTCCATGCTGCTCTTGCGCAGGAAGAAACCCTACGGGGCTATCAGCCATGGAGTGGTGGAG GTGGACCCCATGCTGACCCTGGAAGAGCAGCAGCTGCGTGAGCTGCAGCGTCACGGCTATGAGAACCCCACCTACCGCTTCCTGGAGGAACGACCCTGA
- the APLP1 gene encoding amyloid beta precursor like protein 1 isoform X5 → MGPASPAARGLGPLPLLLPLLLLLLRAQLAVGSLAGGSPSAAEAPGSAQVAGLCGRPTLHRDLRTGRWEPDPQLSRRCLRDPQRVLEYCRQMYPELQIARVEQATQAIPMEQWCGDARGGRCAHPHHQVVPFRCLEGEFVSEALLVPEGCRFLHQERMDQCESSTRRRQEAQEACSSQGLILHGSGMLLPCGADRFRGVEYVCCPPPVTPNPSGTAVGDPSTRSWPPGGRVEGGEDEEEEESFLQPVDDYFVEPPRAEEEEEEERVPPSSSHPPAGVSKVTPTPRPTDGVDVYFGMPGEISEHEGFLRAKMDLEERRMRQINEVMREWAMADNQSKNLPKADRQALNEHFQSILQTLEEQVSGERQRLVETHATRVIALINDQRRAALEGFLAALQGDPPQPERVLLALRRYLRAEQKEQRHTLRHYQHVAAVDPEKAQQMRFQVQTHLQVIEERMNQSLGLLDQNPRLAQELRPQIQELLHSEHLGPSELEAPAPGGSNEDKGGLQPLDSKDGSTEQDAASSGKEKMSPLEQYERKAPAGTGMSREAVSGLLIMGAGGGSLVILSMLLLRRKKPYGAISHGVVEVDPMLTLEEQQLRELQRHGYENPTYRFLEERP, encoded by the exons ATGGGACCCGCCAGCCCCGCCGCTCGCGGTCTGGGCCCGCTGCCGCTGTTGCTGCCACTATTGCTGCTGCTTCTGCGCGCGCAGCTCGCCGTCGGGAGCCTGGCCGGTGGGAGTCCCAGCGCTGCCGAG gccccagggTCTGCTCAGGTGGCTGGACTATGCGGGCGCCCAACCCTTCACCGGGACCTGCGTACCGGCCGCTGGGAACCAGACCCACAGCTCTCACGACGCTGTCTCCGGGACCCGCAACGCGTGCTGGAGTACTGCAGACAG ATGTACCCGGAGCTGCAGATTGCACGTGTGGAACAGGCAACGCAGGCCATCCCCATGGAGCAATGGTGCGGGGATGCCCGGGGTGGCCGCTgtgcccacccccaccaccagGTTGTGCCTTTCCGCTGCCTGG AGGGTGAATTTGTGAGCGAGGCCCTGCTGGTGCCTGAAGGCTGCCGGTTCTTGCACCAGGAGCGCATGGACCAGTGCGAGAGTTCAACCCGGAGGCGTCAGGAGGCACAGGAG GCCTGCAGCTCCCAGGGCCTCATCCTGCATGGCTCGGGCATGCTTTTGCCCTGTGGCGCGGATCGGTTCCGAGGTGTGGAGTATGTGTGCTGCCCCCCTCCAGTGACCCCCAACCCGTCTGGGACAGCAGTTGG TGATCCTTCCACTCGGTCGTGGCCTCCCGGGGGCAGAGTTGAGGGGGGtgaggatgaggaagaggaggaatccTTCCTACAGCCAGTAGATGATTACTTTGTGGAGCCCCCACgggctgaagaggaagaagaggaggaaagagtcCCACCCTCAAGCTCCCATCCCCCTGCAGGGGTCAGCAAAG TGACTCCCACCCCGAGGCCCACAGATGGTGTGGACGTGTACTTTGGCATGCCTGGAGAAATCAGCGAGCATGAGGGGTTCCTGCGGGCCAAGATGGATCTGGAGGAGCGCAGGATGCGTCAGATTAACGAG GTGATGCGTGAATGGGCCATGGCGGACAACCAGTCCAAGAACCTGCCTAAAGCCGACAGACAGGCCCTGAATGAG CACTTCCAGTCCATTCTGCAGACCCTGGAGGAGCAGGTGTCTGGTGAGCGGCAGCGCCTGGTGGAGACGCATGCCACCCGAGTCATCGCCCTTATCAACGACCAGCGCCGGGCTGCCTTGGAAGGTTTCCTGGCGGCACTGCAGGGGGATCCGCCTCAG CCAGAGCGAGTCCTGCTGGCCCTGCGGCGCTACCTGCGAGCAGAGCAGAAGGAGCAAAGGCACACGCTGAGGCACTACCAGCACGTGGCTGCTGTGGACCCCGAGAAGGCCCAGCAGATGCGCTTCCAG GTGCAGACTCACCTTCAAGTAATCGAGGAAAGGATGAATCAGAGCCTGGGGCTGCTTGACCAGAACCCACGCCTGGCTCAGGAGCTGCGGCCCCAGATCC AGGAACTCCTCCACTCTGAACACCTGGGCCCCAGTGAATTGGAAGCCCCTGCCCCGGGGGGCAGCAATGAGGACAAGGGTGGGCTGCAGCCCCTGGATTCCAAGGATG GGTCCACAGAACAAGATGCTGCATCCTCTGGGAAAGAGAAGATGTCCCCCCTGGAGCAGTATGAACGAAAG GCACCAGCTGGAACAGGCATGTCCCGAGAGGCTGTGTCTGGTCTGCTGATCATGGGAGCGGGTGGCGGCTCCCTGGTCATCCTCTCCATGCTGCTCTTGCGCAGGAAGAAACCCTACGGGGCTATCAGCCATGGAGTGGTGGAG GTGGACCCCATGCTGACCCTGGAAGAGCAGCAGCTGCGTGAGCTGCAGCGTCACGGCTATGAGAACCCCACCTACCGCTTCCTGGAGGAACGACCCTGA
- the APLP1 gene encoding amyloid beta precursor like protein 1 isoform X4 — translation MGPASPAARGLGPLPLLLPLLLLLLRAQLAVGSLAGGSPSAAEAPGSAQVAGLCGRPTLHRDLRTGRWEPDPQLSRRCLRDPQRVLEYCRQMYPELQIARVEQATQAIPMEQWCGDARGGRCAHPHHQVVPFRCLEGEFVSEALLVPEGCRFLHQERMDQCESSTRRRQEAQEACSSQGLILHGSGMLLPCGADRFRGVEYVCCPPPVTPNPSGTAVGDPSTRSWPPGGRVEGGEDEEEEESFLQPVDDYFVEPPRAEEEEEEERVPPSSSHPPAGVSKVTPTPRPTDGVDVYFGMPGEISEHEGFLRAKMDLEERRMRQINEVMREWAMADNQSKNLPKADRQALNEHFQSILQTLEEQVSGERQRLVETHATRVIALINDQRRAALEGFLAALQGDPPQPERVLLALRRYLRAEQKEQRHTLRHYQHVAAVDPEKAQQMRFQVQTHLQVIEERMNQSLGLLDQNPRLAQELRPQIQELLHSEHLGPSELEAPAPGGSNEDKGGLQPLDSKDADTPMAPPKGSTEQDAASSGKEKMSPLEQYERKAPAGTGMSREAVSGLLIMGAGGGSLVILSMLLLRRKKPYGAISHGVVEVDPMLTLEEQQLRELQRHGYENPTYRFLEERP, via the exons ATGGGACCCGCCAGCCCCGCCGCTCGCGGTCTGGGCCCGCTGCCGCTGTTGCTGCCACTATTGCTGCTGCTTCTGCGCGCGCAGCTCGCCGTCGGGAGCCTGGCCGGTGGGAGTCCCAGCGCTGCCGAG gccccagggTCTGCTCAGGTGGCTGGACTATGCGGGCGCCCAACCCTTCACCGGGACCTGCGTACCGGCCGCTGGGAACCAGACCCACAGCTCTCACGACGCTGTCTCCGGGACCCGCAACGCGTGCTGGAGTACTGCAGACAG ATGTACCCGGAGCTGCAGATTGCACGTGTGGAACAGGCAACGCAGGCCATCCCCATGGAGCAATGGTGCGGGGATGCCCGGGGTGGCCGCTgtgcccacccccaccaccagGTTGTGCCTTTCCGCTGCCTGG AGGGTGAATTTGTGAGCGAGGCCCTGCTGGTGCCTGAAGGCTGCCGGTTCTTGCACCAGGAGCGCATGGACCAGTGCGAGAGTTCAACCCGGAGGCGTCAGGAGGCACAGGAG GCCTGCAGCTCCCAGGGCCTCATCCTGCATGGCTCGGGCATGCTTTTGCCCTGTGGCGCGGATCGGTTCCGAGGTGTGGAGTATGTGTGCTGCCCCCCTCCAGTGACCCCCAACCCGTCTGGGACAGCAGTTGG TGATCCTTCCACTCGGTCGTGGCCTCCCGGGGGCAGAGTTGAGGGGGGtgaggatgaggaagaggaggaatccTTCCTACAGCCAGTAGATGATTACTTTGTGGAGCCCCCACgggctgaagaggaagaagaggaggaaagagtcCCACCCTCAAGCTCCCATCCCCCTGCAGGGGTCAGCAAAG TGACTCCCACCCCGAGGCCCACAGATGGTGTGGACGTGTACTTTGGCATGCCTGGAGAAATCAGCGAGCATGAGGGGTTCCTGCGGGCCAAGATGGATCTGGAGGAGCGCAGGATGCGTCAGATTAACGAG GTGATGCGTGAATGGGCCATGGCGGACAACCAGTCCAAGAACCTGCCTAAAGCCGACAGACAGGCCCTGAATGAG CACTTCCAGTCCATTCTGCAGACCCTGGAGGAGCAGGTGTCTGGTGAGCGGCAGCGCCTGGTGGAGACGCATGCCACCCGAGTCATCGCCCTTATCAACGACCAGCGCCGGGCTGCCTTGGAAGGTTTCCTGGCGGCACTGCAGGGGGATCCGCCTCAG CCAGAGCGAGTCCTGCTGGCCCTGCGGCGCTACCTGCGAGCAGAGCAGAAGGAGCAAAGGCACACGCTGAGGCACTACCAGCACGTGGCTGCTGTGGACCCCGAGAAGGCCCAGCAGATGCGCTTCCAG GTGCAGACTCACCTTCAAGTAATCGAGGAAAGGATGAATCAGAGCCTGGGGCTGCTTGACCAGAACCCACGCCTGGCTCAGGAGCTGCGGCCCCAGATCC AGGAACTCCTCCACTCTGAACACCTGGGCCCCAGTGAATTGGAAGCCCCTGCCCCGGGGGGCAGCAATGAGGACAAGGGTGGGCTGCAGCCCCTGGATTCCAAGGATG CAGACACCCCCATGGCCCCTCCAAAAG GGTCCACAGAACAAGATGCTGCATCCTCTGGGAAAGAGAAGATGTCCCCCCTGGAGCAGTATGAACGAAAG GCACCAGCTGGAACAGGCATGTCCCGAGAGGCTGTGTCTGGTCTGCTGATCATGGGAGCGGGTGGCGGCTCCCTGGTCATCCTCTCCATGCTGCTCTTGCGCAGGAAGAAACCCTACGGGGCTATCAGCCATGGAGTGGTGGAG GTGGACCCCATGCTGACCCTGGAAGAGCAGCAGCTGCGTGAGCTGCAGCGTCACGGCTATGAGAACCCCACCTACCGCTTCCTGGAGGAACGACCCTGA